Proteins encoded within one genomic window of Theobroma cacao cultivar B97-61/B2 chromosome 7, Criollo_cocoa_genome_V2, whole genome shotgun sequence:
- the LOC108662972 gene encoding putative disease resistance protein At5g05400, with the protein MAEPVTAVATNTLGNLATEYASPYLSYFFHFGKIVEDFKNRRNQLELRKVRVKNDVAEAKKQTLVIEKAVEEWLTRADKELGEAQSLEDEIERNKCFNWRPSWGWRYCLSIKVAKKTLRISQLLENSNFERVGYRATLPGLEFIPSKDFMSSESSNSAFKEIMEALNNGDVNMIGLHGMGGVGKTTLAKEVGNQAKQLFDKVVPVTLSQKPNINNIQDKIADFLDLDFQKKTPEGRAEQL; encoded by the coding sequence ATGGCTGAACCTGTTACCGCTGTTGCAACCAATACCCTGGGGAACCTGGCAACAGAATACGCATCACCTTATCTCAgttattttttccatttcgGCAAAATTGTTGAAGATTTCAAGAATCGACGAAATCAACTTGAATTGAGAAAAGTTCGAGTGAAAAATGATGTCGCTGAGGCAAAAAAGCAAACTCTGGTAATTGAGAAGGCCGTTGAGGAGTGGCTAACAAGGGCAGACAAAGAATTGGGAGAAGCTCAGAGTTTGGAAGATGAAATTGAACGTAACAAGTGTTTCAATTGGCGTCCTAGTTGGGGCTGGCGATACTGCTTAAGTATCAAAGTAGCTAAGAAGACACTTCGTATCTCTCAACTTTTAGAGAATTCTAATTTTGAACGAGTAGGTTACCGAGCTACTCTCCCAGGATTAGAGTTCATTCCATCTAAGGATTTCATGTCTTCTGAATCTTCGAATTCTGCTTTCAAAGAGATCATGGAGGCTCTGAATAATGGTGATGTGAACATGATTGGACTACATGGGATGGGAGGAGTGGGTAAAACCACTTTGGCAAAAGAAGTGGGAAACCAAGCCAAACAACTCTTCGATAAAGTTGTGCCTGTAACTCTGTCCCAAAAGCCAAACATCAACAATATTCAAGATAAAATTGCAGACTTCCTAGATTTAGATTTTCAAAAGAAGACACCAGAAGGAAGAGCAGAACAATTGTAG